From a region of the Pongo abelii isolate AG06213 chromosome 9, NHGRI_mPonAbe1-v2.0_pri, whole genome shotgun sequence genome:
- the ROBO3 gene encoding roundabout homolog 3 isoform X5: MLRYLLKTLLQMNLFADSLTGDISNSSELLLGFNSSLAALNHTLLPPGDPSLNGSRVGPEDAMPRIVEQPPDLLVSRGEPATLPCRAEGRPRPNIEWYKNGARVATVREDPRAHRLLLPSGALFFPRIVHGRRARPDEGVYTCVARNYLGAAASRNASLEVAVLRDDFRQSPGNVVVAVGEPAVLECVPPRGHPEPSVSWRKDGARLKEEEGRITIRGGKLMMSHTLKSDAGMYVCMASNMAGERESAAAEVTVLERPSFLRRPVNQVVLADAPVNFLCEVKGDPPPRLRWRKEDGELPTGRYEIRSDHSLWIGHVSAEDEGTYTCVAENSVGRAEASGSLSVHVPPQLVTQPQDQMAAPGESVAFQCETKGNPPPAIFWQKEGSQVLLFPSQSLQPTGRFSVSPRGQLNITAVQHGDAGYYVCQAVSVAGSILAKALLEIKGASLDGLPPVILQGPANQTLVLGSSVWLPCRVTGNPQPSVRWKKDGQWLQGDDLQFKTMANGTLYIANVQEMDMGFYSCVAKSSIGEATWSGWLKMREDWGVSPDPPTEPSTAPGAPSQPVVTEITKNSITLTWKPIPQAGAAVTSYVIEAFSPAAGNTWRTVADGVQLETHTVSGLQPNTIYLFLVRAVGAWGLSEPSPVSEPVRTQDSSPSRPVEDPWRGQQGLAEVAVRLQEPIVLGPRTLQVSWTVDGPVQLVQGFRVSWRVAGPEGGSWTMLDLQSPSQQSTVLRGLPPGSQIQIKVQAQGQEGLGAESLSVARSTPEEAPSGPPQGVAVALGGDGNSSITVSWEPPLPSQQNGVITEYQIWCLGNESRFHLNRSAAGWARSAMLRGLVPGLLYRTLVAAATSAGVGVPSAPVLVQLRESTRGQCWGGASPRWGSCACWVGNDPFPVPGFRAPPPLTSLTPTASPPDVEPGLEVGAGLAERLARVLREPAFLASSGAACGALLLGLCAALYRRRKQRKELSHYTASFAYTPAVSFPHSEGLSGASSRPPMGLGPAPYPWLADSWPHPSRSPSAQEPRGSCCPSNPDPDDRYYNEAGISLYLAQTARGTAAPGEGPVYSTIDPAAEELQTFHGGFPQHPSGDLGPWSQYAPPEWSQADSGAKGGKVKLLGKPVQMPSLNWPEALPPPPPSCELSCLEGPEEELEGSSEPEEWCPPMPERSHLMEPSSSGGCPVTPSLRETPSPTPSYGQQSTATLTPSPPDPPQPPTDMPHLHQMPRRVPLGPSSPLSVSQPMLGIREGRPAGLGAGPAASPHLSPSPAPSTASSAPGRTWQGNGEMTPPLQGPRARFRKKPKALPYRRENSPGASWRQGMQTRERLVTGVAGGSAENSSLPRLAPTTLATARGRGELGPRAEGSRQHVLPGAGAQWGEESGTGCAPGSPAGAPPG; encoded by the exons GGTCAAGGGTAGGACCGGAGGATGCTATGCCCCGCATCGTGGAGCAGCCGCCAGATCTGCTGGTCTCCCGAGGCGAGCCCGCCACGTTGCCCTGCCGCGCTGAGGGCCGACCCCGACCCAACATTGAGTGGTACAAGAACGGGGCGCGTGTGGCCACTGTGCGAGAGGATCCGCGTGCGCACCGCCTGCTGCTGCCCAGCGGCGCCCTCTTCTTCCCGCGCATCGTGCACGGGCGCCGCGCGCGGCCGGACGAAGGTGTTTACACTTGCGTGGCTCGCAACTACCTGGGGGCAGCAGCGAGCAGAAACGCCTCGCTGGAAGTGGCAG TCCTCCGTGATGATTTCCGGCAGTCTCCTGGAAacgtggtggtggcagtgggggaGCCAGCAGTACTGGAATGCGTGCCCCCCCGCGGCCACCCGGAGCCTTCCGTGTCCTGGAGGAAGGACGGTGCAAGActcaaggaagaggaaggaaggatcaCG ATCCGTGGAGGGAAGCTGATGATGTCACATACACTCAAGAGCGATGCaggcatgtatgtgtgcatggcCTCCAATATGGCGGGAGAACGGGAGAGTGCGGCAGCTGAAGTCACGGTACTGG AGCGTCCCTCATTCCTGCGCAGACCAGTGAATCAGGTGGTCCTGGCTGATGCCCCTGTGAATTTCCTATGTGAGGTGAAGGGGGATCCCCCACCTCGTCTCCGCTGGCGCAAGGAGGATGGGGAACTGCCCACAGGCAG GTATGAGATCCGGAGTGACCACAGCCTTTGGATTGGGCATGTGAGTGCCGAAGATGAGGGAACGTACACCTGTGTGGCGGAGAACAGTGTGGGCCGCGCTGAAGCATCTGGCTCCCTCAGTGTTCACG TCCCACCCCAGTTGGTGACCCAGCCCCAGGACCAGATGGCAGCTCCTGGAGAGAGTGTGGCTTTCCAGTGCGAGACCAAAGGAAACCCCCCACCTGCCATCTTCTGGCAGAAGGAGGGGAGTCAG gtcCTGCTTTTCCCCAGTCAGTCACTTCAGCCGACGGGGCGTTTCTCAGTGTCTCCAAGAGGCCAACTCAACATCACTGCAGTGCAGCATGGCGATGCTGGGTACTACGTGTGCCAGGCTGTCAGTGTGGCTGGCAGCATCCTGGCCAAGGCCCTGCTGGAGATAAAAGGAG cctcttTGGATGGGCTGCCTCCTGTCATCCTCCAGGGACCAGCCAATCAGACGCTGGTGCTTGGCTCCTCCGTGTGGCTGCCATGCAGAGTGACTGGGAACCCTCAACCCAGTGTCCGATGGAAGAAGGATGGGCAGTGGCTGCAGGGGGATGACCTCCAGTTCAAGACAATGGCCAACGGTACCCTGTACATCGCCAACGTGCAG GAGATGGACATGGGCTTCTACAGCTGTGTGGCCAAGAGTTCCATAGGGGAAGCCACGTGGAGTGGCTGGCTTAAAATGCGGg AAGACTGGGGAGTATCACCAGACCCCCCTACAGAACCCAGTACTGCTCCAGGGGCTCCCTCTCAGCCAGTGGTCACTGAGATCACCAAGAACAGCATTACCCTGACCTGGAAGCCCATCCCAcaggctggggctgcagtcacGTCTTATGTGATAGAGGCCTTCAG CCCAGCAGCTGGCAACACGTGGCGTACTGTGGCAGATGGCGTGCAGCTGGAGACACACACAGTCAGCGGTCTGCAGCCCAATACCATCTACCTGTTTCTGGTTCGAGCAGTGGGAGCCTGGGGCCTCAGTGAGCCCAGCCCCGTCTCTGAGCCTGTCCGTACACAGG ATAGCAGCCCCTCTAGGCCAGTGGAAGACCCATGGAGAGGCCAGCAGGGACTGGCAGAAGTGGCTGTGCGCCTGCAGGAGCCCATAGTCCTGGGACCCCGGACCCTGCAGGTGTCCTGGACT GTGGATGGCCCAGTCCAGCTGGTGCAAGGTTTCCGGGTGTCTTGGAGGGTAGCAGGCCCTGAGGGAGGAAGCTGGACAATGTTGGACCTACAGTCCCCAAGCCAGCAAAGTACTGTGCTAAGAGGACTCCCTCCAGGGTCCCAAATCCAGATCAAGGTGCAAGCCCAAGGCCAGGAGGGGCTCGGGGCTGAAAGCCTCTCTGTGGCCAGGAGCACTCctgaggagg CCCCCAGTGGCCCCCCCCAGGGAGTGGCGGTGGCCTTGGGGGGTGATGGCAACAGCAGTATCACTGTGTCCTGGgaacctccactcccctcccagcAAAATGGGGTCATCACGGAATACCAG ATCTGgtgcctgggcaatgagagccgCTTTCACCTCAATCGGTCTGCAGCAGGCTGGGCACGCTCCGCAATGCTCCGAGGACTGGTGCCCGGTCTCCTCTATCGAACCCTGGTCGCGGCGGCCACCAGCGCAGGCGTGGGCGTGCCCAGTGCCCCGGTGCTGGTGCAGCTGCGTGAGTCCACCCGAGGGCAGTGCTGGGGCGGGGCAAGCCCCCGCTGGGGTAGCTGTGCCTGCTGGGTCGGGAATGACCCTTTCCCAGTTCCAGGGTTTCGGGCCCCTCCTCCTCTCACCTCTCTGACCCCTACAGCGTCCCCGCCGGACGTGGAGCCCGGGCTGGAGGTGGGCGCGGGGCTGGCGGAGCGGCTGGCGAGGGTGCTGCGGGAGCCCGCCTTCCTCGCGAGCAGCGGCGCCGCCTGCGGGGCGCTGCTTCTCGGGCTCTGCGCCGCCCTCTACCGGCGCCGGAAACAGCGCAAAGAGCTCAGCCACTACACGG CCTCTTTTGCCTACACACCGGCAG TGTCCTTCCCGCACTCAGAGGGCCTCTCTGGAGCCAGTTCCAG GCCACCCATGGGCCTTGGCCCCGCCCCCTACCCATGGCTGGCAGATTCGTGGCCCCACCCATCTCGAAGCCCCTCGGCCCAGGAACCCAGGGGAAGCTGCTGCCCTAGCAATCCTGACCCGGACGACAGATATTACAATG AAGCAGGAATCTCCCTGTATCTGGCTCAGACGGCCCGGGGCACGGCCGCCCCTGGCGAGGGTCCTGTCTATAGCACCATTGACCCAGCGGCGGAGGAGCTGCAGACCTTCCATGGAGGCTTCCCCCAACATCCCTCAGGAGACCTGGGCCCCTGGAGCCAGTACGCTCCTCCAGAGTGGAGCCAGGCGGACAGTG GAGCCAAGGGAGGCAAAGTGAAGCTTCTGGGGAAACCTGTGCAGATGCCCTCTCTGAACTGGCCAgaagccctgcccccacctcctccttcttGTGAACTGAGCTGCCTAGAGGGGCcggaggaggagctggagggcAG CTCAGAGCCAGAGGAGTGGTGCCCGCCAATGCCTGAGAGAAGTCACCTGATGGAACCCAGCTCCAGTGGGGGGTGCCCGGTCACTCCATCCCTAAGGGAAACCCCCTCTCCCACGCCTTCCTATGGACAGCAGTCCACAGCCACTCTTACGCCCTCACCTCCtgaccctccccagcccccaactGACATGCCCCATCTCCATCAGATGCCCAG GAGGGTGCCTCTTGGGCCGAGTTCCCCTCTCAGTGTATCCCAGCCCATGCTGGGCATCCGTGAAGGGAGGCCTGCTGGCTTGGGTGCTGGCCCTGCAGCCtcaccccacctcagccccagTCCTGCCCCTAGCACAGCCAGCAGTGCCCCAG GCAGAACCTGGCAGGGGAATGGGGAGATGACTCCCCCACTTCAAGGACCCCGTGCTCGATTCCGGAAGAAACCCAAGGCTCTTCCCTACAGGAGGGAGAACAGTCCTGGGG CCTCCTGGCGCCAGGGAATGCAGACGAGAGAGAGATTAGTGACAGGAGTGGCAGGAGGCTCCGCTGAAAACAGCTCCCTCCCCAGACTTGCCCCCACCACCCTTGCCACCGCCAGAGGAAGAGGCGAGCTGGGCCCTAGAGCTGAGGGCAGCAGGCAGCATGTCCTCCCTGGAGCGGGAGCGCAGTGGGGAGAGGAAAGCGGTACAGGCTGTGCCCCTGGCAGCCCAGCGGGGGCTCCACCCGGATG A
- the ROBO3 gene encoding roundabout homolog 3 isoform X1, with amino-acid sequence MLRYLLKTLLQMNLFADSLTGDISNSSELLLGFNSSLAALNHTLLPPGDPSLNGSRVGPEDAMPRIVEQPPDLLVSRGEPATLPCRAEGRPRPNIEWYKNGARVATVREDPRAHRLLLPSGALFFPRIVHGRRARPDEGVYTCVARNYLGAAASRNASLEVAVLRDDFRQSPGNVVVAVGEPAVLECVPPRGHPEPSVSWRKDGARLKEEEGRITIRGGKLMMSHTLKSDAGMYVCMASNMAGERESAAAEVTVLERPSFLRRPVNQVVLADAPVNFLCEVKGDPPPRLRWRKEDGELPTGRYEIRSDHSLWIGHVSAEDEGTYTCVAENSVGRAEASGSLSVHVPPQLVTQPQDQMAAPGESVAFQCETKGNPPPAIFWQKEGSQVLLFPSQSLQPTGRFSVSPRGQLNITAVQHGDAGYYVCQAVSVAGSILAKALLEIKGASLDGLPPVILQGPANQTLVLGSSVWLPCRVTGNPQPSVRWKKDGQWLQGDDLQFKTMANGTLYIANVQEMDMGFYSCVAKSSIGEATWSGWLKMREDWGVSPDPPTEPSTAPGAPSQPVVTEITKNSITLTWKPIPQAGAAVTSYVIEAFSPAAGNTWRTVADGVQLETHTVSGLQPNTIYLFLVRAVGAWGLSEPSPVSEPVRTQDSSPSRPVEDPWRGQQGLAEVAVRLQEPIVLGPRTLQVSWTVDGPVQLVQGFRVSWRVAGPEGGSWTMLDLQSPSQQSTVLRGLPPGSQIQIKVQAQGQEGLGAESLSVARSTPEEAPSGPPQGVAVALGGDGNSSITVSWEPPLPSQQNGVITEYQIWCLGNESRFHLNRSAAGWARSAMLRGLVPGLLYRTLVAAATSAGVGVPSAPVLVQLRESTRGQCWGGASPRWGSCACWVGNDPFPVPGFRAPPPLTSLTPTASPPDVEPGLEVGAGLAERLARVLREPAFLASSGAACGALLLGLCAALYRRRKQRKELSHYTASFAYTPAVSFPHSEGLSGASSRPPMGLGPAPYPWLADSWPHPSRSPSAQEPRGSCCPSNPDPDDRYYNEAGISLYLAQTARGTAAPGEGPVYSTIDPAAEELQTFHGGFPQHPSGDLGPWSQYAPPEWSQADSGAKGGKVKLLGKPVQMPSLNWPEALPPPPPSCELSCLEGPEEELEGSSEPEEWCPPMPERSHLMEPSSSGGCPVTPSLRETPSPTPSYGQQSTATLTPSPPDPPQPPTDMPHLHQMPRRVPLGPSSPLSVSQPMLGIREGRPAGLGAGPAASPHLSPSPAPSTASSAPGRTWQGNGEMTPPLQGPRARFRKKPKALPYRRENSPGDLPPPPLPPPEEEASWALELRAAGSMSSLERERSGERKAVQAVPLAAQRGLHPDEEAWLPYSRPSFLSRGQGTSTCSTAGSNSSRGSSSSRGSRGPGRSRSQSQRPGQKRRELFTDSLRSLTWSPKLSTHFYSWMRGNLSHPELGGSNDRQLCMLR; translated from the exons GGTCAAGGGTAGGACCGGAGGATGCTATGCCCCGCATCGTGGAGCAGCCGCCAGATCTGCTGGTCTCCCGAGGCGAGCCCGCCACGTTGCCCTGCCGCGCTGAGGGCCGACCCCGACCCAACATTGAGTGGTACAAGAACGGGGCGCGTGTGGCCACTGTGCGAGAGGATCCGCGTGCGCACCGCCTGCTGCTGCCCAGCGGCGCCCTCTTCTTCCCGCGCATCGTGCACGGGCGCCGCGCGCGGCCGGACGAAGGTGTTTACACTTGCGTGGCTCGCAACTACCTGGGGGCAGCAGCGAGCAGAAACGCCTCGCTGGAAGTGGCAG TCCTCCGTGATGATTTCCGGCAGTCTCCTGGAAacgtggtggtggcagtgggggaGCCAGCAGTACTGGAATGCGTGCCCCCCCGCGGCCACCCGGAGCCTTCCGTGTCCTGGAGGAAGGACGGTGCAAGActcaaggaagaggaaggaaggatcaCG ATCCGTGGAGGGAAGCTGATGATGTCACATACACTCAAGAGCGATGCaggcatgtatgtgtgcatggcCTCCAATATGGCGGGAGAACGGGAGAGTGCGGCAGCTGAAGTCACGGTACTGG AGCGTCCCTCATTCCTGCGCAGACCAGTGAATCAGGTGGTCCTGGCTGATGCCCCTGTGAATTTCCTATGTGAGGTGAAGGGGGATCCCCCACCTCGTCTCCGCTGGCGCAAGGAGGATGGGGAACTGCCCACAGGCAG GTATGAGATCCGGAGTGACCACAGCCTTTGGATTGGGCATGTGAGTGCCGAAGATGAGGGAACGTACACCTGTGTGGCGGAGAACAGTGTGGGCCGCGCTGAAGCATCTGGCTCCCTCAGTGTTCACG TCCCACCCCAGTTGGTGACCCAGCCCCAGGACCAGATGGCAGCTCCTGGAGAGAGTGTGGCTTTCCAGTGCGAGACCAAAGGAAACCCCCCACCTGCCATCTTCTGGCAGAAGGAGGGGAGTCAG gtcCTGCTTTTCCCCAGTCAGTCACTTCAGCCGACGGGGCGTTTCTCAGTGTCTCCAAGAGGCCAACTCAACATCACTGCAGTGCAGCATGGCGATGCTGGGTACTACGTGTGCCAGGCTGTCAGTGTGGCTGGCAGCATCCTGGCCAAGGCCCTGCTGGAGATAAAAGGAG cctcttTGGATGGGCTGCCTCCTGTCATCCTCCAGGGACCAGCCAATCAGACGCTGGTGCTTGGCTCCTCCGTGTGGCTGCCATGCAGAGTGACTGGGAACCCTCAACCCAGTGTCCGATGGAAGAAGGATGGGCAGTGGCTGCAGGGGGATGACCTCCAGTTCAAGACAATGGCCAACGGTACCCTGTACATCGCCAACGTGCAG GAGATGGACATGGGCTTCTACAGCTGTGTGGCCAAGAGTTCCATAGGGGAAGCCACGTGGAGTGGCTGGCTTAAAATGCGGg AAGACTGGGGAGTATCACCAGACCCCCCTACAGAACCCAGTACTGCTCCAGGGGCTCCCTCTCAGCCAGTGGTCACTGAGATCACCAAGAACAGCATTACCCTGACCTGGAAGCCCATCCCAcaggctggggctgcagtcacGTCTTATGTGATAGAGGCCTTCAG CCCAGCAGCTGGCAACACGTGGCGTACTGTGGCAGATGGCGTGCAGCTGGAGACACACACAGTCAGCGGTCTGCAGCCCAATACCATCTACCTGTTTCTGGTTCGAGCAGTGGGAGCCTGGGGCCTCAGTGAGCCCAGCCCCGTCTCTGAGCCTGTCCGTACACAGG ATAGCAGCCCCTCTAGGCCAGTGGAAGACCCATGGAGAGGCCAGCAGGGACTGGCAGAAGTGGCTGTGCGCCTGCAGGAGCCCATAGTCCTGGGACCCCGGACCCTGCAGGTGTCCTGGACT GTGGATGGCCCAGTCCAGCTGGTGCAAGGTTTCCGGGTGTCTTGGAGGGTAGCAGGCCCTGAGGGAGGAAGCTGGACAATGTTGGACCTACAGTCCCCAAGCCAGCAAAGTACTGTGCTAAGAGGACTCCCTCCAGGGTCCCAAATCCAGATCAAGGTGCAAGCCCAAGGCCAGGAGGGGCTCGGGGCTGAAAGCCTCTCTGTGGCCAGGAGCACTCctgaggagg CCCCCAGTGGCCCCCCCCAGGGAGTGGCGGTGGCCTTGGGGGGTGATGGCAACAGCAGTATCACTGTGTCCTGGgaacctccactcccctcccagcAAAATGGGGTCATCACGGAATACCAG ATCTGgtgcctgggcaatgagagccgCTTTCACCTCAATCGGTCTGCAGCAGGCTGGGCACGCTCCGCAATGCTCCGAGGACTGGTGCCCGGTCTCCTCTATCGAACCCTGGTCGCGGCGGCCACCAGCGCAGGCGTGGGCGTGCCCAGTGCCCCGGTGCTGGTGCAGCTGCGTGAGTCCACCCGAGGGCAGTGCTGGGGCGGGGCAAGCCCCCGCTGGGGTAGCTGTGCCTGCTGGGTCGGGAATGACCCTTTCCCAGTTCCAGGGTTTCGGGCCCCTCCTCCTCTCACCTCTCTGACCCCTACAGCGTCCCCGCCGGACGTGGAGCCCGGGCTGGAGGTGGGCGCGGGGCTGGCGGAGCGGCTGGCGAGGGTGCTGCGGGAGCCCGCCTTCCTCGCGAGCAGCGGCGCCGCCTGCGGGGCGCTGCTTCTCGGGCTCTGCGCCGCCCTCTACCGGCGCCGGAAACAGCGCAAAGAGCTCAGCCACTACACGG CCTCTTTTGCCTACACACCGGCAG TGTCCTTCCCGCACTCAGAGGGCCTCTCTGGAGCCAGTTCCAG GCCACCCATGGGCCTTGGCCCCGCCCCCTACCCATGGCTGGCAGATTCGTGGCCCCACCCATCTCGAAGCCCCTCGGCCCAGGAACCCAGGGGAAGCTGCTGCCCTAGCAATCCTGACCCGGACGACAGATATTACAATG AAGCAGGAATCTCCCTGTATCTGGCTCAGACGGCCCGGGGCACGGCCGCCCCTGGCGAGGGTCCTGTCTATAGCACCATTGACCCAGCGGCGGAGGAGCTGCAGACCTTCCATGGAGGCTTCCCCCAACATCCCTCAGGAGACCTGGGCCCCTGGAGCCAGTACGCTCCTCCAGAGTGGAGCCAGGCGGACAGTG GAGCCAAGGGAGGCAAAGTGAAGCTTCTGGGGAAACCTGTGCAGATGCCCTCTCTGAACTGGCCAgaagccctgcccccacctcctccttcttGTGAACTGAGCTGCCTAGAGGGGCcggaggaggagctggagggcAG CTCAGAGCCAGAGGAGTGGTGCCCGCCAATGCCTGAGAGAAGTCACCTGATGGAACCCAGCTCCAGTGGGGGGTGCCCGGTCACTCCATCCCTAAGGGAAACCCCCTCTCCCACGCCTTCCTATGGACAGCAGTCCACAGCCACTCTTACGCCCTCACCTCCtgaccctccccagcccccaactGACATGCCCCATCTCCATCAGATGCCCAG GAGGGTGCCTCTTGGGCCGAGTTCCCCTCTCAGTGTATCCCAGCCCATGCTGGGCATCCGTGAAGGGAGGCCTGCTGGCTTGGGTGCTGGCCCTGCAGCCtcaccccacctcagccccagTCCTGCCCCTAGCACAGCCAGCAGTGCCCCAG GCAGAACCTGGCAGGGGAATGGGGAGATGACTCCCCCACTTCAAGGACCCCGTGCTCGATTCCGGAAGAAACCCAAGGCTCTTCCCTACAGGAGGGAGAACAGTCCTGGGG ACTTGCCCCCACCACCCTTGCCACCGCCAGAGGAAGAGGCGAGCTGGGCCCTAGAGCTGAGGGCAGCAGGCAGCATGTCCTCCCTGGAGCGGGAGCGCAGTGGGGAGAGGAAAGCGGTACAGGCTGTGCCCCTGGCAGCCCAGCGGGGGCTCCACCCGGATG AAGAGGCCTGGCTCCCGTACAGCAGACCAAGCTTCCTGTCCCGCGGCCAGGGCACCAGCACATGTTCCACGGCCGGCAGCAACTCTTCCAGGGGCTCCAGCAGCTCTAGGGGCTCCCGGGGCCCTGGCCGGAGCCGGAGCCAGAGCCAAAGGCCAGGACAGAAACGCCGAGAG CTTTTCACAGACTCCTTAAGATCTCTGACCTGGTCCCCCAAACTCAGCACCCATTTCTATTCCTGGATGAGGGGAAATCTGAGTCACCCAGAGCTGGGAGGTAGTAATGACAGACAGCTATGTATGCTGAGGTAA